The genomic DNA atttttttctaatgctttcagtcattttaaaagcacatccaaacgagcacTAAATTAAGTCAAACTAAATTTTTAAGTGCAGAAACAAAATAGATACACTAGTAGTGGGTTTGTCTTCGGCCCATGACCAATAGGCCCAAGTATAACAGTAGCCAAGCTTACGAATCAAACAGTCCACGCACTCACACCATATAACTCCTCCTGCCCTTTATAAGCCTCTCACTCATCCTCCTCGCCTTTCTGCTAGGGTTTCCGTCTTCTCAACACAGCAGCAGCCACCAGAGACACACAGAGCTCCATTCGAAAATGGTGAAGGAACGCCAAGGAGAGCGCATCAGGTCCCCAACAACCCCATCTTTCAAACCAATTCCTTGTTAATTTCTCCAACcattttataactttataatatcaaaatttccatcattttttttttcttctgattttttaatataattttttttcgcAGACTGTATGTCCGAGGAACCGTCCTGGGATACAAGAGGTAATAAAAATGGAGGTTTTCTGATATGGGTTTTGGAGCTAAGGGAGTGTTTGGCAATGGGTTTTGTTGACatggggttttgggttttgggtttttttttttttcttcaggtcCAAGTCGAATCAGTACCCGAGCACGTCGCTGATTCAGATCGAGAATGTGAACACCAAGGAGGATGTGGCGTGGTACGCCGGGAAGCGGCTGGCGTACATCTACAAGGCCAAGGTGAAGACGAACGGCAGCCACTACCGTTGCATTTGGGGAAAGGTCTCCAGGCCTCATGGGAACAGCGGCGTCGTTCGCGCCAAGTTTACATCCAATCTTCCCCCGAAATCCATGGTAaagttttcaatttgttgatgttTTCATTTGAAATTGTTGCTTAAGCTCGATTTGATTAGAGTTTAATTTATTGATTACGTTGTTTTGTCTAATTAAACAGGGAGCTAGAGTCAGGGTTTTCATGTACCCCAGCAACATTTGAGGTactaatatttaatatttatgtgtTATTTTTCTGGTTGAGAAGGTTAATTGGTGTTTATAAATATGCAATGAGAATTTTAGCAGCATTATGATTTCAATTATTATCCTTACTCGAGTTGGTATTCTCGCTTAGAAGAACTTGATGTAACAATCACCCATTAATATAGTTGTTGATGGTAGGAATATAGTCCTCACTTGGTTTACTGCTCGAAAATCTCTGTTCATCTGATCTTTAATACAATGGTcgcaatttaaaaattatttcggATCATTATTTGTTGTCATGATAAAGCTATGCAAAAATTAATGCATTCTGGGGTGTTTGAACCTCAGCCGACTGTCAAACCACCAGGCATTgctgtttataatttttttttttttttttttgtttccgcATATATGTTTCGTGTAGTGATAGTTGTTTCGTCTATTTGTCTATTTTGCAGGTATGTGGCTAATGTAGATGATGGAATGCATTGGAGGTGGAGCATTTGAAGTTTTGGTTTAACTCTATCTAGAATCGTGTTTAGACTTTCAAAATCTTCTTGTTCTCGTGAATGTAAGACGTTTACTAAGATGCTTGTTACTAGTTTTGAATATGCCTCTTGTTAAACTCTATGTTTATTTGCGTTCCATGTGAATTATTTGCAAGTTATTCACATCGCTTTTAgtagaaaacaaaaagattttAGGATCTACGAAGGTTATATTGTTGGAAAGTATTATGTGTGGAGCTCTCTCTGTTTAATGCAACTCCTTGGCTGTGTCTTGACTACTGTGGTTTGGAGAAATTGTGAGTTTAGATTCAGTTATTTCATTCCATTCTGAAGCCGGCACTGTGATATTTGCATTCCTCCTAGTATTTTCCAAGGCTCTAAAGGATGTCAGGCGCTAGTCGAGCGGCGGGCTGAGGCCTAAtgtctaggcgggcgcctagactgactaggcggatttaagtaaatacattatatattatgtaaataagtgtttgtttatacttaaaaaatatataatttcattataaactacaaaatagaatgccATATATGTTATAAAGCATtggaatataatgaaaacatggggataCAAGCAAATTCCCTATGTCTATTTTAGTATtaaataagtctcttacaatttattaaaattaaaaatgcaaattgagagttttctattttttgtcttaAGTGAGTAGCAACCTAGGAGGGTCTGGGTAGGGTGGGCTAGGCGGGCACCTCAACAGGTCTAGACttcctttttaaattttcaaacgcctatgTATTAATTGGGGTTATGGCTAGCCGCCTAACAGTTAGGCGATGCTAAgcagggatttttagaacagtggtaTTTTCTGTTTTC from Pyrus communis chromosome 17, drPyrComm1.1, whole genome shotgun sequence includes the following:
- the LOC137721819 gene encoding large ribosomal subunit protein eL33w-like; the protein is MVKERQGERIRLYVRGTVLGYKRSKSNQYPSTSLIQIENVNTKEDVAWYAGKRLAYIYKAKVKTNGSHYRCIWGKVSRPHGNSGVVRAKFTSNLPPKSMGARVRVFMYPSNI